One stretch of Scophthalmus maximus strain ysfricsl-2021 chromosome 12, ASM2237912v1, whole genome shotgun sequence DNA includes these proteins:
- the gpr19 gene encoding probable G-protein coupled receptor 19, with protein MVYAQSSLGVNPSLYSPSFTHQMSFNFSVRENSTVLATLPTTPLCSLEGSSSGQTNRTHTSYELTSGEVAILGLVFAVLWLISILGNALVCLVIHRSRRTQSTTNYFVVSMACADLLMSLGCAPFVLLQVASGRWPLSAAACKAVRYLQHLCPGVQVYVLLSISVDRFYTIVYPLSFKVSREKAKKMILASWLFDAAFISPCLFFYGSTSTDSHCEFFLPDSWGSIAYAAVHLLFGFLGPVALIVSFYQRVVRYIWRISADGHSVRRTMNIVPRTKVKTIRMFLMLNSVFFLAWTPFYVAQLWHPRESDAPSRQGLLFFTAIAWVSFSSTASKPTLYSVYNANFRRGMRETFCMSSMKCYRSNAYTITASSRVAKKNYIGVVDLPVQAKTVAKDSVHDTFGREVKEKKVAWLTNANPPNTFV; from the coding sequence ATGGTTTACGCCCAGTCGTCCCTCGGTGTCAATCCATCTCTTTACTCTCCGTCGTTCACACATCAGATGTCATTTAACTTCTCTGTGAGGGAGAACTCGACTGTCCTGGCAACGCTCCCCACAACCCCCCTGTGCAGCCTCGAGGGCTCGTCCTCTGGCCAGACCAACAGGACCCACACCTCCTACGAACTGACTTCAGGTGAGGTCGCCATCCTGGGCTTGGTGTTTGCGGTTCTCTGGTTGATCTCCATCCTGGGAAATGCCCTCGTCTGCCTGGTCATCCACCGGAGCCGACGGACTCAGTCCACCACTAACTACTTTGTGGTGTCCATGGCCTGCGCTGACCTGCTCATGAGCCTGGGTTGTGCCCCATTCGTCCTCCTGCAGGTCGCCTCGGGAAGATGGCCGCTGAGCGCCGCTGCCTGCAAAGCTGTACGCTACCTGCAGCACCTGTGCCCCGGGGTGCAGGTGTACGTCCTGCTCTCCATCTCTGTAGATCGCTTCTACACGATCGTCTACCCCCTCAGCTTCAAGGTGTCCAGGGAGAAAGCGAAGAAGATGATCCTGGCCTCGTGGCTTTTTGATGCAGCCTTCATCTCGCCATGCCTCTTCTTCTACGGATCCACATCTACAGACAGTCACTGTGAGTTTTTCCTTCCAGACAGCTGGGGCAGTATAGCCTACGCAGCGGTTCACCTGCTGTTTGGTTTTCTGGGCCCGGTAGCGCTGATCGTGTCCTTCTACCAGCGGGTCGTCCGCTACATCTGGAGGATCAGCGCTGACGGCCACTCAGTGCGCAGGACAATGAACATTGTCCCACGGACTAAAGTCAAGACCATCAGGATGTTCCTCATGCTCAATTCAGTTTTCTTCCTCGCCTGGACGCCGTTCTACGTGGCCCAGCTGTGGCACCCGAGGGAGTCCGACGCGCCCAGCAGGCAGGGGCTGCTGTTCTTCACGGCCATCGCCTGGGTCTCCTTCAGCTCCACGGCGTCCAAACCGACCCTGTACTCCGTCTACAATGCAAACTTCAGAAGGGGCATGCGGGAGACTTTCTGTATGTCGTCCATGAAATGTTACCGCAGCAACGCGTACACCATCACGGCGAGCTCCCGGGTGGCCAAAAAGAACTACATCGGGGTGGTGGACCTCCCGGTGCAGGCGAAGACGGTCGCCAAGGACTCGGTTCACGATACGTTTGGCcgagaggtgaaggagaagaaagtcGCCTGGCTCACAAACGCCA